In Mastacembelus armatus chromosome 4, fMasArm1.2, whole genome shotgun sequence, the following are encoded in one genomic region:
- the plppr3b gene encoding phospholipid phosphatase-related protein type 3: MMMMNPSEKMKKKPAKDSLTLLPCFYFVELPIVASSMVSLYFLELTDVVQPAQVGFRCHDKDLSMPYVDGGDEMIPLLMLLSLAFAGPAASIMLVEGLIYCLQSRLKLRRAEGSINAGGCNFNSFLRRTVRFVGVHVFGLCATALVTDIIQLSTGYHAPFFLTVCKPNYTQAGVSCDKNPYITKDICSGHDQHAIMAARKTFPSQHATLSAFAAVYVSMYFNSTISDSTKLLKPVLVFAFAIAAALTGLTQITQHRSHPIDVYVGFLIGAFIAAYLAFHAVANFKSSDDLTPPTPPPPPKEDPLRALTERGHESVYNKGPASASESNDEIAAAPAPMDRLEGLGPLKREKGSMGSLKRASVDVELLAPRSPMGKETMLTFSNTLPRASMNVNGMLGANEGLEDPVQPVQPVQPVQRRLKAVQVPVDPMQSHKLVSEWKQKSMEMRGLSVREGAECEASEEGSEVSSVGTDDGGSKVPIYQPMVQSGRAASSRNPTPPPGGAKAVVTPRPPQIPEAGPPPVSPKSALTRAKWLAIREKTSGDGSARSAAHQPRLMHVIAMSKQQGLIPSSSSGEKSSDATSTCSGASSATGSPHYCPPSEQQREGSGIVTVEAHSPHHPVVQALSPPHAPPFASNSNPWEWAGASNGGDPRDSYDLNSLNRGDSAAHGSSFRPQRSASPSTTINTDLAQPSSHPHVELSGEAQRREMAMRRKTALVLLDREIRNQTEQQNYYKSLQGRRFKE, from the exons atgatgatgatgaacccctcagagaagatgaagaagaaaccTGCGAAGGACAGCTTGACTCTGCTGCCCTGTTTCTACTTTGTGGAG ctgcccATCGTGGCTTCTTCTATGGTGTCTCTGTACTTCCTGGAGCTGACTGACGTGGTTCAGCCGGCTCAGGTGGGTTTCCGCTGCCATGACAAGGACCTTAGCATGCCGTATGTGGACGGAGGAGACGAGATGATCCctctgctgatgctgctgagCCTCGCCTTTGCCGGACCTGCTGCTTCG atCATGCTGGTTGAAGGTCTGATCTACTGCCTGCAGTCCAGGCTGAAGCTCCGCAGAGCTGAGGGAAGCATCAACGCAGGTGGCTGCAACTTCAACTCCTTCCTGAGGAGGACGGTCCGCTTCGTAG gtgtgcatgtgtttggtcTATGTGCAACTGCTCTGGTCACTGACATCATCCAGCTGTCGACAGGTTACCATGCCCCATTCTTCCTCACCGTGTGTAAACCAAACTACACTCAGGCAGGCGTGTCATGTGATAAAAACCCGTACATTACTAAAGACATCTGTTCTGGACATGACCAGCACGCTATCATGGCTGCCAG GAAAACATTTCCTTCCCAGCATGCAACTCTGTCTGCGTTCGCTGCTGTTTATGTCTCG ATGTATTTTAACTCAACCATCTCAGATAGCACCAAGCTGCTGAAACCCGTCTTGGTTTTTGCATTTGCCATTGCAGCGGCATTAACGGGCCTGACTCAGATCACTCAGCATCGCAGCCATCCCATTGACGTCTACGTGGGCTTCCTCATTGGAGCCTTCATTGCCGCCTATCTG GCTTTTCACGCTGTCGCCAACTTCAAGTCCTCTGATGACCTCACTCCACCCACACCTCCCCCTCCACCAAAGGAGGACCCTCTTCGAGCGCTGACAGAGCGAGGCCatgagtctgtctacaacaagGGCCCCGCCTCGGCCTCGGAGAGCAATGATGAGATAGCGGCGGCTCCGGCCCCAATGGACCGGCTGGAGGGACTGGGGCCTCTGAAGAGGGAGAAGGGCTCCATGGGGAGCCTTAAGAGGGCCAGTGTGGATGTGGAGCTGCTGGCCCCCCGGAGCCCCATGGGGAAGGAGACCATGCTGACCTTCAGCAACACACTCCCAAGGGCTAGCATGAATGTTAATGGGATGCTGGGGGCCAACGAGGGGCTGGAGGATCCAGTGCAGCCTGTCCAGCCTGTCCAACCAGTGCAGCGGCGACTGAAGGCTGTGCAGGTTCCCGTGGACCCGATGCAGTCTCATAAGCTGGTATCAGAGTGGAAACAAAAGTCAATGGAAATGAGAGGCTTGAGTGTTCGGGAAGGGGCAGAGTGTGAAGCCAGCGAGGAAGGCTCTGAGGTCAGCTCTGTGGGGACAGATGATGGAGGCTCTAAGGTCCCCATCTACCAGCCCATGGTGCAGTCTGGGAGGGCAGCATCTAGTCGCAATCCCACTCCACCTCCAGGGGGCGCCAAAGCTGTGGTGACACCAAGACCGCCGCAGATTCCTGAAGCAGGACCTCCACCAGTGTCTCCAAAGAGCGCCCTGACTCGGGCCAAATGGCTCGCCATCCGGGAGAAGACGAGTGGTGACGGGTCAGCACGCAGTGCTGCCCACCAGCCACGACTCATGCATGTTATTGCCATGTCGAAGCAGCAGGGCCTCATCCCCTCTTCGTCCTCCGGGGAAAAGTCCTCTGATGCCACATCCACCTGCTCTGGTGCCTCCTCCGCCACAGGCTCACCGCACTACTGCCCACCCTCCGAGCAGCAGCGGGAAGGATCAGGTATTGTCACAGTGGAAGCTCACTCCCCCCACCATCCTGTTGTCCAAGCCCTTTCCCCTCCTCATGCCCCGCCCTTTGCCAGTAACAGTAACCCTTGGGAGTGGGCAGGGGCATCTAATGGTGGTGACCCACGAGACAGCTATGACCTCAACAGCCTGAACCGAGGAGACTCAGCTGCCCATGGCAGCAGCTTCCGCCCACAAAGATCCGCATCGCCAAGCACCACTATCAACACCGACCTGGCCCAGCCCTCATCTCACCCACATGTGGAGCTGTCAGGGGAAGCTCAGCGCAGGGAGATGGCTATGAGGCGCAAGACAGCGCTAGTTCTGTTGGATAGAGAGATTCGTAACCAGACtgaacagcagaattattacaaGAGTCTGCAGGGACGAAGGTTCAAGGAGTAG
- the med16 gene encoding LOW QUALITY PROTEIN: mediator of RNA polymerase II transcription subunit 16 (The sequence of the model RefSeq protein was modified relative to this genomic sequence to represent the inferred CDS: deleted 1 base in 1 codon): MELAYVCEWEKRPKSTHCPSIPLVCSWSCRNLVAFTTDLKNDDDEKDVSHMIHIIDTEHPWDVYSINSGHTEVISCLEWDQSGSRLLSADGDGQIKCWSMSDHLVNRWESVFSSSLDGDPIVALSWLHNGVKLALHVEMSGSTNFGEKFSRVKFSPSLTLFGGKPMEGWIAVTVSGLVTVSLLKPGGALLTASESLCRLRGRVALADIAFTGGGNIVVAATDGSSSSPVQFYKVVVSVVSEKCRIDTELLPSLFLRCTTDPLRREKYPAVTHLKFLTRENSEQVLLCASNQSGSIVECWSLRKEGLPVNNIFQHRSPVVGEKQPTILKWRILTTTNDLERVSAIALPKLPISISNTDLKVATDTKFCPGLGLALAFHDGSIQILHRLSLHTMGVFYGSSSSSAQRPGDESAIKRQRTGGSGIHFKALQFSWTSLALAGVDNHGKLHMLRVSPSMGQVLEMNTTLRHLLFLLEYCMVTGYDWWDVLLHVQPTMVHNLVEKLHEEYMRQNQALQQVLATRILAVKASLCKLSTATAARACDFHAKLLLIAISSTLKSLLRPHVLNTPDKSPGDRLTEICAKNTDTDIDKVMINLKTEEFVLDGPPLQSLQQLIQWVGDFVLYLLANLPNQGSMVRPGFGFMRDGASLGMLREMLVMIRIWGLLKPGCLPTFTAMSDNQDSLQLLFRLLTKLWLCSRDDGPPQDPDESLIDECCLLPSQLLVPSMDWLPVNDGVIVKLQGKHPLRLQFGKASSLPGGGSTAPLEVFTRSPGSQKMDNLRCVHMGVCPTEESKACTRCGCVTMLRSPNKTNVMKQWEQRWIKNCLCGGLWRRIPPTLP; encoded by the exons ATGGAGTTGGCATATGTCTGTGAATGGGAGAAACGCCCCAAGAGCACTCACTGTCCCTCCATCCCCCTGGTCTGCTCATGGTCCTGTAGGAACCTGGTGGCCTTCACCACAGACCTgaagaatgatgatgatgaaaaag ATGTCAGTCACATGATCCACATCATTGACACTGAACACCCCTGGGACGTGTACTCCATCAACTCTGGACACACTGAGGTCATTTCCTGCCTGGAGTGGGACCAGTCAG gTTCGAGGCTGCTGTCAGCAGACGGTGACGGGCAGATTAAGTGTTGGTCGATGTCAGATCACCTGGTCAACAGGTGGGAGAGTGTCTTTTCCAGCTCCCTGGATGGTGATCCAATTGTGGCTCTGAGCTGGCTTCATAACGGAGTCAAACTGGCCCTGCACGTTGAGATG TCGGGTTCGACAAACTTTGGTGAGAAGTTCTCTCGGGTGAAATTCTCTCCTTCCCTGACGCTGTTTGGTGGGAAGCCGATGGAGGGCTGGATAGCGGTAACGGTGAGCGGTTTAGTGACGGTGTCGCTGTTGAAGCCAGGTGGAGCTCTGCTGACGGCCAGTGAGAGTCTGTGCCGGCTCAGAGGACGGGTGGCGTTAGCTGACATTGCCTTCACCGGCGGAGGGAACATTGTGGTGGCAGCGACAGATGGCAGCAGCTCATCTCCAGTCCAGTTCTACAAG GTGGTGGTGAGCGTGGTGAGCGAGAAGTGTCGCATCGACACCGAACTATTACCATCTCTGTTCCTGCGCTGCACCACCGACCCCCTGAGGAGAGAGAAGTACCCGGCCGTCACCCACCTCAAGTTTCTCACCAGGGAGAACTCTGAACAG GTTCTCCTGTGTGCGTCCAATCAGAGTGGCAGCATCGTGGAGTGTTGGTCACTGAGGAAGGAGGGACTTCCTGTCAACAACATCTTCCAGCACCGATCACCAGTTG TCGGGGAAAAGCAGCCCACCATCCTGAAGTGGAGGATCCTGACCACAACTAACGACCTGGAGCGTGTGTCGGCCATCGCTCTGCCCAAACTGCCCATCTCCATCTCCAACACCGACCTGAAGGTGGCGACTGACACCAAGTTCTGCCCTGGACTGG GTTTAGCGCTGGCGTTTCATGACGGCAGTATTCAGATCCTGCACCGTCTGTCCCTCCACACCATGGGGGTTTTCTAcggctcctcctcctcctctgctcaaAGACCTGGAGATGAGTCTGCCATCAAACGCCAGAGGACTGGAGGCTCTGGCATTCACTTCAAGGCTCTGCAGTTCTCCTGGACCTCTCTGGCTCTGGCTGGAGTTGACAACCATGGAAAG CTCCACATGCTGCGAGTGTCCCCCTCTATGGGCCAGGTCCTGGAGATGAACACCACACTGCGTcacctgctgtttctgctggaaTACTGCATGGTGACAGGATACGACTGGTGGGACGTCTTGCTGCATGTTCAGCCCACTATGGTCCACAATCTGGTGGAAAAACTGCATGAGGAGTACATGAGGCAGAACCAGGCGCTGCAGCAG GTTCTTGCGACTCGTATCCTGGCGGTGAAGGCGTCGCTGTGTAAACTCTCCACGGCAACGGCGGCTCGTGCCTGCGACTTCCACGCCAAATTGCTACTGATCGCCATCAGCTCCACCTTAAAGTCACTGCTGAGGCCACATGTCCTCAACACACCTGACAAGAGTCCAGGTGACCGCCTGACTGAGATCTGTGCCAAGAACACCGACACAG ATATTGACAAGGTGATGATCAATCTGAAGACAGAAGAGTTTGTGTTGGATGGTCCCCCCCTTCAGTCTCTGCAACAGCTTATCCAGTGGGTGGGAGACTTTGTTCTCTACCTGCTGGCAAACCTGCCTAACCAG GGCTCCATGGTCCGTCCGGGCTTTGGCTTTATGAGGGATGGAGCATCTCTGGGGATGCTGAGGGAGATGTTGGTGATGATCCGGATCTGGGGTCTGCTGAAGCCCGGCTGTCTGCCCACCTTCACTGCCATGTCAGACAACCAGGACAGCTTGCAGCTGTTGTTCAGGCTGCTCACCAAGCTCTGGCTCTGCT cTCGGGATGACGGC CCCCCCCAGGACCCCGACGAGAGTCTGATAGACGAGTGCTGCCTGCTGCCCAGTCAGCTGCTGGTTCCCAGTATGGACTGGCTCCCGGTGAATGACGGCGTCATCGTGAAGCTGCAGGGAAAACACCCACTCAGGCTGCAGTTTGGAAAAGCTTCATCTCTGCCTGGAGGAGGAAGCACGGCCCCGCTGGAGGTCTTTACCAG AAGTCCCGGCTCTCAGAAGATGGATAATCTGCGCTGTGTTCATATGGGCGTCTGTCCCACCGAGGAGAGTAAAGCCTGCACCAG gtgtgGCTGTGTGACCATGCTCCGTTCTCCCAACAAGACAAACGTCATGAAGCAGTGGGAGCAGCGCTGGATCAAAAACTGTCTGTGTGGCGGTCTGTGGAGAAGGATACCCCCCACCCTCCCCTGA
- the misp gene encoding mitotic interactor and substrate of PLK1 → MDSTPRRWVLKPLCPLLQPSDLRTITSPVQRESPSLDESVLHSNSSSLVVVSSQQGDGSQDIVVKARQIAVSHDEGNASDEWHPSSQSNPSSPSSSLGSHSGFYSFVEDPASPEAELNEAWMVSPERQAQLETLKEKNEFKLQAYARSRKPESLFSKSNEDSQCKINPKNGIKVVGEEEEKKLRKEIIHSQAPKKSSMSHLNALENLDLSRSTNKLIEGFSLSYYPVSSIAGPRCSAEPGTIDKEKINFSTARQQFLKMEQDQLMALLNPLRFSKTHMNSSPQPDPAMSSSKWVDTYESMNVNENTTQFETSEEDEIFTERKVVMCLAEENLSQQSSVFDDLDSGLEEVGGGYTSDEGVFSNITQHSKTRSTKSKSSPETPIEKEIRLVQEREENLRRSRGLRHNDGRVEMVEIKTKRLESPLMPVKSKEKSRVSFIIQREIQKENQRIEEPWQQGRIWGRYNQDAPQELADIERHVDQQHEDGSTEVRPQSESGKAEVFPSPCCPHRHPEETEWYSSQMGSALSALTVRDTEAQDTSGFHPVQKTSSTSTTPTPDKTTTLLSQSWRGNLKSTGLQSRGQGGPDFIEKEIEEVLKREQELRELRESREETSRQLFSPAPLVEQATKMAVSQFYPPVNTDKPTHLSSCTSHPTGRLPSASFGTAQPWTASSSLAVVQSPPPPVRGLTETLLQDFEDRRVKLKLEESSYAGIQPTDNVNTEVVESTRVIRHKNQLALRWEAGVFANQQDQ, encoded by the exons ATGGACAGCACCCCAAGGAGGTGGGTGCTAAAGCCCCTGTGCCCCCTCCTGCAACCCTCAGATCTGCGCACCATAACCAGTCCCGTCCAAAGAGAATCCCCCAGTCTGGATGAGTCAGTCCTCCATTCTAACAGCAGTTCTTTAGTGGTCGTCTCTTCCCAGCAGGGTGACGGGTCCCAGGACATTGTGGTTAAGGCCCGGCAGATTGCGGTGTCACATGATGAGGGGAACGCCAGTGATGAGTGGCATCCCAGCAGCCAGAGCAATCCCAGCAGCCCCAGCAGCAGCCTTGGTTCTCACAGTGGATTTTACTCATTTGTTGAGGATCCAGCAAGTCCCGAGGCCGAGTTGAATGAAGCCTGGATGGTCTCACCAGAGCGGCAGGCACAACTAGAGACCctaaaggagaaaaatgaattcaaacTCCAGGCCTACGCCAGAAGCAGGAAGCCAGAAAGTCTGTTCTCCAAAAGCAACGAAGACTCTCAGTGCAAAATCAATCCAAAGAATGGCATCAAAGTGGTtggggaagaagaggagaagaagctTCGCAAGGAGATCATTCACAGCCAAGCACCAAAAAAGAGCTCAATGTCTCACCTGAATGCCCTGGAGAATCTGGATCTGAGCAGATCTACAAACAAACTGATAGAAGGTTTCAGTTTGAGCTACTATCCTGTCAGCTCTATAGCAGGACCCCGCTGCTCTGCTGAACCTGGGACCATTGACAAGGAGAAGATCAACTTCAGCACTGCCCGACAGCAGTTCCTAAAGATGGAGCAGGACCAGTTGATGGCACTCCTCAACCCTCTGAGgttctcaaaaacacacatgaactcTTCTCCGCAGCCAGACCCTGCTATGTCCTCATCAAAGTGGGTGGACACATATGAAAGcatgaatgtgaatgaaaacacaactcAGTTTGAAACATCAGAAGAAGATGAGATCTTCACAGAGCGGAAGGTGGTCATGTGCCTGGCTGAGGAGAATCTGAGCCAGCAGAGCAGTGTGTTTGATGATTTGGATTCTGGCTTGGAGGAGGTGGGTGGTGGCTACACCAGCGATGAAGGTGTGTTCAGTAACATCACTCAGCATTCAAAAACCAGGAGCACCAAATCCAAGAGCAGTCCTGAGACTCCAATTGAAAAGGAGATCCGGTTAGTTCAGGAACGTGAGGAGAACCTACGACGTTCTCGAGGCCTGAGGCACAATGATGGTAGAGTGGAGATGGTTGAGATCAAAACTAAACGTTTAGAGTCACCTCTAATGCCCGTCAAGTCCAAGGAGAAGAGCCGAGTGAGCTTCATCATTCAGCGAGAGATACAGAAAGAGAACCAGAGGATAGAAGAACCTTGGCAGCAGGGAAGAATCTGGGGACGATACAACCAAGATGCTCCACAGGAGCTGGCAGACATAGAGAGGCATGTTGACCAACAACATGAGGACGGGAGCACAGAAGTGAGACCTCAGTCTGAATCTGGGAAGGCAGAAGTCTTCCCATCTCCCTGCTGCCCTCATCGACACCCTGAAGAGACTGAGTGGTACAGCAGCCAAATGGGTTCAGCTCTGTCTGCCTTGACTGTGAGGGACACAGAGGCCCAGGACACAAGCGGTTTCCATCCTGTTCAAAAGACTTCTTCCACCTCCACAACACCAACACCTGATAAAACTACTACTCTACTGTCACAGTCCTGGAGGGGGAACTTGAAATCCACCGGCCTGCAGTCTAGAGGACAAGGAGGTCCAGACTTTATTGAGAAGGAAATTGAGGAGGTTCTAAAACGAGAGCAGGAGCTGAGGGAGCTAAGGGAGTCCAGGGAAGAAACCAGTCGCCAGCTCTTCTCTCCAGCTCCCCTGGTGGAACAAGCAACCAAGATGGCTGTCAGTCAGTTCTATCCACCTGTGAACACAG ATAAACCCACCCATTTGTCCTCATGCACTTCTCACCCTACTGGCCGTCTGCCCTCTGCCTCCTTCGGCACTGCCCAGCCCTGGACCGCTTCCTCCTCCCTTGCCGTGGTCCAGTCGCCCCCACCCCCAGTCCGAGGCCTGACGGAGACCCTGCTGCAGGATTTTGAGGACAGACGAGTCAAATTGAAGCTGGAGGAGAGTTCA tatGCAGGAATCCAGCCGACTGACAATGTCAACACTGAG GTTGTGGAGTCGACTCGAGTCATTCGACACAAAAACCAGCTAGCTCTGCGCTGGGAGGCTGGTGTGTTTGCCAATCAGCAGGACCAGTGA